A single Methanofastidiosum sp. DNA region contains:
- a CDS encoding CBS domain-containing protein, translating into MTLESIIRRDFLKFSIPSDRALAIETMKKNDISELIALKEGSDVFLGIITMSDILSKPEEEQLALIMRRDVPVINKKDSIEKALSSFLSGDFYYLPVVENGNVIGIISLKEIFPLINKKYKIKNLISDFVDHNYFMSVWEKTPTYIASKIMLNFKVSFLGVLDDDGKFVGLLDATDLIRAGEIISGVTESDATKGESGDDWDWNWKSSVLIGTSNFYLPNKPVSNYLKKGYSTISQNLPISQAIEMFQKEETRYIAVIGDDNALIGILRDVDILKAFKDLI; encoded by the coding sequence ATGACTTTAGAGAGTATTATTAGACGAGATTTCTTAAAATTCAGCATACCTAGCGATAGGGCACTTGCAATAGAGACAATGAAGAAAAATGATATTTCTGAATTAATTGCATTAAAAGAAGGAAGTGATGTGTTCCTCGGAATAATAACTATGAGTGATATCCTCTCAAAGCCTGAAGAAGAACAACTTGCGCTAATAATGAGGAGAGATGTTCCAGTTATAAATAAGAAGGATAGTATTGAAAAAGCCCTCTCATCGTTTTTAAGTGGAGACTTTTATTATTTGCCGGTAGTTGAAAATGGAAATGTCATAGGAATTATATCTCTAAAGGAAATATTTCCCTTAATAAATAAAAAATATAAAATAAAAAACTTGATATCTGATTTCGTTGATCATAACTATTTCATGAGTGTTTGGGAAAAAACCCCCACATATATAGCCTCAAAAATAATGTTGAACTTTAAAGTTTCATTTCTTGGTGTTCTTGACGACGATGGTAAATTCGTAGGATTATTAGACGCTACAGACTTGATAAGAGCTGGGGAGATAATAAGTGGAGTTACAGAATCAGATGCAACAAAAGGTGAATCTGGCGATGACTGGGATTGGAACTGGAAATCTTCAGTATTAATTGGAACTAGTAATTTTTACTTGCCCAATAAACCAGTTTCAAACTACTTAAAAAAAGGATATTCTACTATTAGTCAAAACCTACCGATATCGCAGGCAATTGAAATGTTTCAAAAAGAAGAAACAAGATATATTGCAGTCATTGGAGATGACAATGCACTTA
- a CDS encoding preprotein translocase subunit Sec61beta yields MDKLFFVSEFMVKRKSQAMGGAMPATGAGLIRYFDEDEGGLKIRPEAVVAICVVVIVVGVLLQIFGAELLGF; encoded by the coding sequence ATGGATAAACTTTTTTTTGTTAGTGAGTTTATGGTAAAGAGAAAATCGCAGGCTATGGGGGGAGCAATGCCGGCAACTGGTGCCGGACTCATCAGGTATTTTGATGAAGACGAAGGAGGATTAAAAATCCGTCCTGAAGCAGTAGTTGCAATCTGCGTTGTTGTTATAGTAGTTGGTGTGCTTTTACAGATTTTTGGGGCAGAACTCTTAGGATTTTAA